The following proteins come from a genomic window of Citrobacter europaeus:
- a CDS encoding head completion/stabilization protein, whose translation MKFVAPEQAPEQAEVIKNTPFWPDVDLSEFRSVMRTDGTVTQPRLKQVVLTAISEVNAELYDFRNRQQLLGYRALAEVPAEMLDGKSERIQHYHNAVFCWARAVLNERYQDYDATASGVKRGEELAEASGDLWRDARWAISRVQDAPHCTVELI comes from the coding sequence ATGAAGTTTGTTGCGCCCGAACAGGCACCGGAACAGGCGGAGGTCATCAAAAATACGCCGTTCTGGCCTGATGTGGACCTGTCGGAATTTCGCAGTGTGATGCGAACTGACGGCACAGTGACGCAGCCGCGTTTAAAGCAGGTTGTGCTGACGGCTATTTCTGAGGTTAACGCTGAGCTGTACGACTTCCGCAACCGCCAGCAGTTGCTGGGCTACCGGGCACTGGCTGAGGTTCCTGCAGAAATGCTGGACGGCAAAAGCGAACGTATCCAGCACTACCACAACGCCGTTTTTTGCTGGGCGCGCGCCGTGCTCAATGAGCGTTATCAGGACTATGACGCCACGGCGTCAGGCGTGAAGCGCGGGGAGGAGCTGGCGGAGGCCAGCGGCGATCTGTGGCGTGATGCCCGATGGGCTATCAGCCGGGTGCAGGATGCACCGCACTGTACGGTGGAGCTTATCTGA